The Pricia mediterranea genome includes a window with the following:
- a CDS encoding nucleotidyltransferase family protein: MTLLLMAAGSGTRYGKLKQFDDLGPKGEFLMEFGIYDALKNGFDHVVVITKKDQVEFVEEHLRERLPANIKLDVLAQEITDIPDGATFDIDRQKPWGTAHAVWTARKVIDGPFAVINADDFYGQSAYKNAADFIRAHRDDNTYALVGYTLRDTLSEHGSVSRGVCQVEGDNLLSVDERLKLEPDGDKVKDLDSGNTYSGEEHVSMNFWICKPSIFSKIESEFRTFLADKELGMKSELYIPKTIQEMLQAGEIKVKVVPSEGDWFGVTYSSDREKAVADLQEKTDAGKYDSPLWK, translated from the coding sequence ATGACCTTACTTCTGATGGCCGCAGGAAGCGGAACCCGATACGGAAAACTGAAACAATTCGATGATCTCGGTCCTAAAGGGGAGTTTTTAATGGAATTCGGCATCTACGACGCCCTGAAGAACGGGTTCGACCATGTGGTTGTCATTACGAAAAAAGATCAGGTCGAGTTCGTGGAAGAACACCTTCGCGAACGCTTGCCTGCCAACATAAAACTGGATGTCCTGGCCCAAGAAATCACCGATATTCCCGATGGAGCCACGTTTGACATCGACCGCCAAAAACCTTGGGGCACCGCTCATGCCGTATGGACGGCGCGCAAGGTGATCGACGGTCCGTTCGCGGTCATCAACGCCGATGATTTTTACGGACAGTCCGCCTACAAAAATGCCGCTGATTTTATACGGGCGCACCGCGATGACAATACCTACGCGCTTGTGGGCTACACCCTGAGGGATACCCTTTCTGAACACGGATCCGTCTCTCGTGGGGTCTGTCAAGTCGAGGGCGACAATCTGCTCTCGGTAGACGAACGCTTAAAACTGGAGCCGGACGGCGACAAGGTCAAGGACCTCGATTCGGGGAACACCTACTCCGGCGAGGAACACGTCAGCATGAACTTTTGGATCTGCAAACCGTCGATATTCAGCAAAATAGAAAGTGAGTTCAGAACCTTCCTTGCCGACAAGGAACTGGGCATGAAGAGCGAACTGTACATTCCCAAGACCATACAAGAAATGCTGCAAGCAGGAGAAATCAAAGTCAAGGTAGTGCCCTCGGAAGGCGACTGGTTCGGGGTTACCTATTCAAGCGACCGTGAAAAAGCGGTGGCCGACCTTCAGGAGAAAACAGATGCAGGAAAGTACGATTCCCCGCTTTGGAAGTGA
- a CDS encoding YdeI/OmpD-associated family protein: MQRGYLLHFSDAKQFKTRTRRIEKYTSKILRGKGWNEK; the protein is encoded by the coding sequence ATGCAACGGGGATATTTGTTGCATTTCTCCGATGCCAAACAATTCAAAACCCGTACACGGAGGATTGAAAAATATACGTCCAAGATTCTTAGAGGCAAAGGATGGAATGAAAAATAA
- a CDS encoding alpha/beta hydrolase family protein, which translates to MRNSIWILFMLIAMAAYGQQANDRLCVGRYWTPDEANLKMKEFAAQWDDLESWKKRAEKIRTVVREGMQWDKMPDIEGNFNPIIHSTRKMDGYVVENIAIESFPGFYVTGNLYRPIESEGELAAILSPHGHLEDKRLLEDVQTRCAVLARMGAVVFAYDMIGRGESQQVDHYIPIALALQTYNSKRVLDYLLSRPDVDPERVGMTGGSGGATQTFMLTAIDDRITASAPVVQVSAHFFGGCVCESGMPVHRSADIQTNNVEIAALAAPRPMILVSNGGDWTRNTPQIEYPYLQNVYALYDAEHKIENVHLPAERHDYRYSKRAPVYNFFDAHLNLNGGTIPYEDGYKEDFVTLLQKDELKVFNEEYPLPADALQGDAAVLEYLKLD; encoded by the coding sequence ATGAGAAATTCGATATGGATCCTGTTTATGCTGATCGCGATGGCCGCCTATGGCCAGCAAGCCAACGATAGGCTTTGCGTTGGCCGGTACTGGACGCCCGATGAGGCCAACCTGAAGATGAAAGAATTCGCCGCACAATGGGACGATCTGGAATCCTGGAAAAAACGGGCGGAAAAAATACGTACGGTCGTGCGCGAGGGGATGCAATGGGACAAGATGCCCGACATCGAAGGAAATTTTAATCCTATAATCCACAGTACACGGAAAATGGACGGCTATGTCGTGGAGAATATCGCCATCGAAAGCTTCCCTGGTTTTTATGTCACCGGTAATTTGTACAGGCCGATCGAATCCGAGGGAGAGCTGGCCGCCATCCTGAGTCCGCACGGGCACCTCGAAGACAAACGTTTGCTCGAGGATGTACAGACGCGCTGTGCCGTGCTGGCCAGAATGGGTGCGGTGGTCTTCGCCTACGATATGATCGGTAGGGGCGAGAGCCAACAGGTCGACCACTACATTCCCATTGCGCTCGCCCTTCAGACCTACAACAGCAAACGAGTGCTGGACTATCTGCTTTCACGGCCCGATGTAGATCCCGAGCGGGTAGGGATGACCGGGGGCTCCGGTGGGGCCACACAAACCTTTATGCTGACCGCCATCGATGATAGGATTACCGCCTCCGCCCCGGTGGTACAGGTATCCGCCCATTTTTTTGGAGGCTGTGTCTGTGAAAGTGGGATGCCCGTTCATCGATCGGCCGATATCCAGACCAATAATGTCGAGATTGCCGCACTGGCCGCACCGAGGCCGATGATCTTGGTCTCCAATGGAGGGGACTGGACACGGAACACTCCTCAAATCGAATATCCTTATCTCCAAAATGTCTATGCGCTGTACGATGCCGAACACAAAATCGAAAACGTACACCTACCGGCCGAAAGGCACGATTACCGCTACTCGAAAAGAGCTCCTGTGTACAATTTTTTCGATGCCCATCTAAATTTGAATGGTGGCACCATCCCTTACGAGGACGGTTATAAGGAAGATTTTGTGACCCTATTGCAAAAAGACGAGCTAAAGGTTTTCAACGAAGAATATCCGCTGCCGGCCGATGCATTACAAGGGGATGCCGCCGTTTTGGAATATTTAAAACTTGATTAG
- a CDS encoding phosphotransferase enzyme family protein, translated as MKHYSDSDLNGILRHFSVAKKAYGFRLLTDGYINDTFLVFEGKTPRYILQRINHNVFRNISGVMNNIKFALKSLDAPDYSKIILVETKSGKEYLELKEQSSDYWRMMTYIDESTAHNTTTDPKIAFEAGRIIAKFHLLLENDTIENYVDTIPRFHDLELRKNQFVEALSTTSHEKRQIADSAIGFAQRTLTVLEDINPAEQPIRICHNDTKLNNILFSKTTGKALCLIDLDTLMTGRFLFDFGDAVRTIVNTAPEDEQDHSKITFEKKLFEAFIDGLAVNKSVFSKKEIEIMSWGAVLMPFLHGIRALTDYLNGNIYYKIAYENQNLDRCLSLFDFTGKALARTEYMREVVQEKLG; from the coding sequence ATGAAACACTATTCCGATAGCGATCTGAACGGTATTCTACGGCATTTTTCCGTTGCGAAGAAAGCCTACGGGTTCCGACTTTTGACAGACGGCTATATCAACGACACCTTTTTGGTATTCGAAGGCAAGACGCCTCGCTATATTTTACAGCGGATCAACCACAACGTATTCAGAAACATTTCGGGGGTGATGAACAATATCAAGTTTGCCCTTAAGTCTTTGGATGCCCCGGATTACAGCAAAATTATCTTGGTAGAGACCAAATCCGGAAAGGAGTACCTCGAGCTTAAAGAGCAAAGCTCCGATTACTGGAGGATGATGACCTATATCGACGAAAGCACGGCCCACAATACCACTACGGACCCGAAAATCGCGTTCGAGGCGGGTCGCATCATCGCCAAGTTCCATTTGCTGCTGGAAAACGATACTATTGAAAACTATGTGGATACCATTCCTCGATTCCATGACCTTGAACTACGTAAAAATCAGTTCGTAGAGGCCTTGTCCACCACATCCCATGAAAAAAGGCAGATAGCGGACTCCGCAATTGGGTTTGCCCAGAGAACGTTAACAGTTTTGGAAGACATTAATCCCGCGGAGCAGCCGATTCGAATCTGTCATAACGACACCAAATTGAATAATATTCTTTTTTCCAAGACAACCGGAAAGGCGCTGTGTCTCATTGATCTAGACACCTTGATGACAGGTCGTTTTCTGTTCGATTTCGGAGATGCCGTCCGCACCATCGTCAACACCGCTCCAGAAGACGAGCAAGACCATTCAAAAATCACATTTGAGAAGAAGCTGTTCGAGGCTTTTATAGACGGACTGGCGGTCAATAAATCGGTATTCTCCAAAAAGGAAATCGAGATTATGTCCTGGGGTGCGGTGCTGATGCCTTTTCTACATGGTATCCGGGCACTGACCGATTACCTCAATGGCAATATCTACTATAAAATCGCCTACGAAAACCAAAATCTCGACCGTTGTTTGAGCCTCTTCGATTTCACCGGAAAGGCACTAGCCCGTACGGAATATATGAGAGAGGTCGTTCAGGAAAAGTTGGGATAG
- a CDS encoding PIG-L deacetylase family protein, protein MKRFLPVLCLTLFTTTTFSQAEKINVIVFGAHPDDCDNDAGGTAILFSQMGHNVKFVSLTNGDAGHQDKGGGELARIRIAEAKEAGKRFGVEYTVLDNHDGELMPTLENRLKVIREIRKWNADIVIAPRPNDYHPDHRYTGILVQDAAYLVIVPNVAPDVPPLKKNPVFLYSEDRFQKPNPFQPDIAVITDEVFDQKIYAMAAHESQFFEWLPWTSGKLDLVPGNEDERLQFLADWRTNAPNEATMESLEKWYGDKAKSAEHTEGFEICEYGKQPSDEEIRRLFPMLGE, encoded by the coding sequence ATGAAACGATTTCTTCCTGTTCTTTGCCTTACCCTTTTTACCACCACAACCTTTTCCCAAGCGGAAAAAATCAACGTCATCGTTTTCGGGGCGCATCCCGACGATTGTGATAACGATGCCGGGGGTACCGCCATCCTCTTTTCGCAAATGGGCCACAATGTAAAGTTCGTGTCTCTGACCAATGGCGATGCGGGCCATCAGGACAAAGGCGGGGGCGAGCTGGCCAGAATCAGGATTGCCGAAGCCAAGGAGGCGGGCAAACGCTTCGGGGTTGAATATACGGTATTGGACAACCATGACGGCGAACTGATGCCTACTTTGGAAAACCGTCTCAAAGTCATTCGGGAAATACGAAAATGGAACGCCGATATCGTGATTGCGCCCCGGCCCAACGACTACCATCCGGACCATCGGTATACCGGGATCTTGGTGCAGGATGCCGCTTACCTGGTCATCGTTCCCAACGTAGCACCCGATGTTCCGCCCTTGAAAAAGAATCCCGTCTTTTTGTATTCGGAAGATAGATTTCAAAAGCCGAATCCCTTCCAGCCTGATATTGCGGTTATCACCGATGAAGTGTTCGACCAAAAAATCTACGCCATGGCGGCCCATGAATCCCAATTCTTCGAATGGCTCCCCTGGACCTCCGGAAAACTGGACCTAGTGCCCGGGAACGAAGACGAGCGGTTACAGTTTTTGGCCGATTGGCGTACAAACGCCCCGAACGAAGCTACTATGGAAAGTTTGGAAAAATGGTATGGAGACAAAGCCAAATCCGCCGAGCACACCGAAGGATTCGAAATTTGCGAGTACGGAAAACAACCCTCGGACGAGGAGATAAGAAGGTTGTTTCCTATGCTGGGGGAGTGA
- a CDS encoding Hsp20/alpha crystallin family protein — translation MSTLVNIPKSGGLTSRNSNRPADLSMWSSWIDDIFNRDLPSVFSQNFNSGISLPMVNIKETADAYFVEMAVPGLKKSDFHIDLDNQVLSISTEMEEENEHKDGNYTRREFGYSSFKRSFTLPETVEDGKIKANYHEGILSIHLPKKEEAKQKPARSIKIS, via the coding sequence ATGAGCACTTTAGTTAATATTCCTAAAAGTGGAGGTTTGACAAGCAGAAATTCAAACAGACCAGCAGACCTTTCGATGTGGTCTTCTTGGATCGACGACATCTTTAACCGTGATCTTCCATCGGTGTTTTCCCAAAATTTTAATTCAGGCATCAGCCTGCCGATGGTAAATATCAAGGAGACCGCCGACGCCTATTTTGTCGAAATGGCCGTACCCGGACTTAAAAAATCTGATTTTCATATTGACCTCGACAACCAGGTGCTTTCAATCTCTACCGAAATGGAAGAGGAAAATGAACATAAGGATGGAAATTACACCCGTCGCGAATTCGGTTATTCCTCCTTTAAACGAAGTTTTACCTTGCCCGAAACTGTAGAGGACGGGAAGATCAAGGCGAACTACCACGAGGGTATTTTGAGCATCCACCTTCCCAAGAAGGAAGAAGCCAAACAAAAGCCCGCAAGAAGTATCAAGATTTCTTAA
- a CDS encoding iron chaperone, producing the protein MSASPENIETYIAGFPEDVQTVLEKIRATIKKEAPESDEGIAYGMPAFKMNGKPLVYFGGYKKHIGFYATPSGHTKFKTELSGYKQGKGSVQFPLNEPLPLDLIEKIVRFRVRENLAKSAAIG; encoded by the coding sequence ATGAGCGCTTCACCGGAAAATATAGAAACATACATCGCCGGTTTCCCCGAGGATGTCCAGACCGTGTTGGAGAAAATAAGGGCTACCATCAAAAAAGAAGCCCCTGAATCGGATGAGGGTATTGCGTACGGTATGCCCGCTTTTAAAATGAACGGAAAACCGCTCGTCTATTTTGGGGGCTACAAGAAGCACATCGGTTTTTATGCGACCCCATCGGGACACACCAAATTTAAAACGGAACTTTCGGGATATAAGCAAGGCAAAGGTTCGGTACAATTTCCTTTGAATGAACCCTTGCCTCTCGACTTGATTGAAAAAATCGTAAGGTTCAGGGTGCGGGAGAATTTGGCAAAGAGTGCGGCAATAGGGTAG
- a CDS encoding SLC13 family permease, which produces MTLEIALIFLIIATIVALFAFEIFPMDKIAFCIIGVLILLGLVTPEEGISGFSNAAVITILCLMIIAAALEQNGVISWMANALKRFKGWPIYFIVPAFMFITGSISAFISSTAVVIVFIKIITELSDKHDISKNKLLLPISFASILGGSCTLMGTSTNLIVNSIYFDRTGARFAFFEFSWLGTIFLTVSILLVTLLSKYLPTDSKNKLRKQYDLDSYLTTFELTPDSKLIGKKIKDTFFQDDGISVLKFSRNGSEDTYPAKQTILKERDRLLVSCNLENLLRLKSDEEIIVSPDGEGPGTYSHYEFKDRKTVKKDSNGNIILVEMMMMPGARFLGKTLNELKHSMLHDAVPLAIKKRKNLRFLRDRLFTDDLDLTHLKVGDRVLLEIDRDTIADFDLYDNVAILQQYEAPEISRSSKRNLTLLVLVGVIVLAASGILNILPSTILGCMALLLLNCITLENVYKKINWQILFLLAGMIPLGIAMHNTGTDDWLSEQLLNVMQGQRPVYSIGILFLATMLLSAFVSNNATAIIMAPLAISISAGMALPAKPFVLAVMFAANFSFFTPVGYQTNSLIYSMGIYRFRHFIVVGGAISLVLLILGTLLLGSMV; this is translated from the coding sequence ATGACATTGGAAATTGCCCTGATATTCTTGATTATCGCAACAATTGTCGCGCTTTTTGCCTTCGAGATATTTCCTATGGACAAAATCGCCTTTTGTATCATAGGGGTTCTGATCCTCCTAGGTCTCGTCACCCCTGAGGAAGGCATCAGCGGGTTTTCGAACGCCGCGGTCATCACCATTCTATGTTTGATGATTATTGCGGCCGCACTTGAACAAAACGGGGTCATTTCTTGGATGGCGAACGCACTAAAACGCTTCAAGGGTTGGCCGATTTATTTCATAGTGCCGGCATTTATGTTCATCACCGGTTCCATATCGGCATTTATCAGTTCCACGGCCGTGGTAATCGTATTCATTAAAATAATTACAGAGCTTTCCGATAAGCACGATATTTCGAAGAACAAACTGTTACTACCCATTTCGTTTGCGAGCATCCTCGGGGGAAGCTGTACGTTGATGGGCACCTCGACCAACCTTATCGTCAATTCCATTTATTTTGACAGGACGGGTGCGCGGTTCGCCTTCTTTGAGTTTTCATGGCTCGGCACCATATTTTTGACGGTGTCCATCCTTTTGGTCACCTTGTTGTCCAAATATCTTCCGACGGATTCAAAAAATAAATTGCGGAAGCAATACGATCTCGACAGCTACCTTACGACCTTTGAACTCACCCCGGATTCTAAACTGATCGGAAAAAAAATAAAGGATACCTTTTTTCAGGATGACGGCATTTCGGTGCTAAAGTTCTCAAGGAACGGTAGCGAGGACACATATCCCGCTAAGCAAACCATACTCAAGGAACGGGATAGATTGTTGGTTTCCTGCAACCTGGAAAACCTTCTTCGACTGAAGAGCGATGAAGAAATTATCGTCTCTCCCGATGGCGAAGGCCCGGGCACCTATTCCCATTATGAATTCAAGGATAGGAAGACCGTAAAAAAAGATTCTAACGGCAATATCATTTTAGTGGAAATGATGATGATGCCCGGTGCCCGCTTTTTGGGAAAGACCTTGAATGAGCTCAAACATTCGATGCTCCACGATGCCGTTCCGCTCGCCATTAAAAAAAGAAAGAATCTCCGTTTTTTAAGGGATAGGTTGTTTACCGATGACCTGGACCTTACCCACCTAAAGGTCGGCGACAGGGTGCTTCTCGAAATCGACAGGGATACCATTGCGGATTTCGACCTCTACGACAACGTGGCGATATTACAGCAGTACGAGGCCCCGGAAATCTCCAGGTCTTCAAAACGGAACCTGACCCTGTTGGTCTTGGTCGGGGTAATCGTTTTGGCGGCCAGCGGAATTTTGAACATTTTGCCCAGTACGATATTGGGGTGTATGGCACTATTGCTGCTAAATTGTATTACGTTGGAAAATGTGTACAAAAAGATCAATTGGCAGATATTGTTCCTGTTGGCGGGTATGATTCCCCTGGGCATCGCCATGCACAACACCGGAACCGATGATTGGCTATCGGAACAGCTGCTCAATGTAATGCAGGGGCAAAGACCGGTATATTCCATCGGAATCCTCTTCTTGGCCACCATGCTGCTCAGCGCGTTCGTATCTAACAATGCGACGGCCATTATCATGGCGCCTTTGGCCATTTCGATATCCGCTGGAATGGCACTGCCCGCCAAACCTTTTGTATTGGCCGTTATGTTCGCGGCGAACTTTAGTTTTTTTACCCCGGTCGGCTATCAGACCAATTCCCTGATCTACAGCATGGGCATTTATCGATTCAGGCACTTTATCGTAGTGGGAGGTGCAATCTCTTTGGTACTATTGATATTGGGTACGCTGCTGCTGGGTTCGATGGTCTGA
- a CDS encoding DinB family protein: protein MDTLKQLRDELTYEYTVTKKFFDKYPEGKNNYAPHEKSMKMIDLVSHIAAIFGWPPAILNTSELDISEADKTEKTANKAQLKSVLDQEFKASLAALEQASESDLEPKWALTMDGQKLMEWSKYGAIRHGLNQITHHRAQLGVYYRLLDISVPASYGPSADDQSF, encoded by the coding sequence ATGGACACTTTAAAGCAACTAAGAGACGAATTGACCTATGAATACACGGTTACCAAGAAGTTCTTCGACAAGTATCCCGAAGGGAAAAACAACTATGCCCCGCATGAAAAAAGTATGAAGATGATCGACCTGGTCAGCCATATTGCGGCGATTTTTGGTTGGCCGCCTGCTATATTGAATACCTCCGAACTCGATATCTCCGAAGCGGATAAAACGGAAAAAACAGCCAATAAAGCGCAGTTAAAATCGGTATTGGACCAAGAATTTAAGGCCTCGCTAGCGGCGTTGGAACAGGCTTCCGAATCCGACCTCGAGCCTAAGTGGGCGCTTACCATGGACGGTCAGAAATTAATGGAATGGTCAAAATACGGGGCTATTCGTCATGGACTTAATCAAATTACCCATCATCGGGCCCAACTGGGAGTTTACTACCGCTTGTTGGATATTTCGGTACCCGCCAGTTACGGTCCTTCTGCCGATGACCAAAGTTTTTGA
- a CDS encoding patatin-like phospholipase family protein yields MNIQELNGKNIGLVLSGGGVRGMAHIGVLKALNEHDIYPDMISGVSAGAIVGALYANGKMPLGMLDFFKETPLFKYNFFSVNKPGLFDTEKYLLFFQKYFSQDSFGALEKKLFVTATDLQRGMPKTFSSGELIRPLLASAALPPVFCPVSIDGVLYADGGIMNNFPMEPIVDECDIVIGCYTSALKEVGKAELKNPLQLTNRTKMLMLHSNCSEKLSACDLLFRPKGLEYIGMLDKKGIEKAFVIGYEHASRYLHNMV; encoded by the coding sequence ATGAATATTCAAGAATTGAACGGAAAGAACATAGGCCTAGTACTTTCGGGCGGTGGGGTGCGGGGCATGGCGCACATCGGCGTCTTGAAGGCCCTTAATGAGCATGATATCTATCCCGATATGATTTCCGGGGTGAGTGCCGGGGCCATAGTAGGGGCGTTGTACGCCAATGGCAAAATGCCGTTGGGCATGTTGGACTTTTTTAAGGAAACGCCGCTGTTCAAATACAATTTTTTTTCGGTGAATAAGCCGGGGCTCTTCGATACCGAAAAATACCTGCTATTTTTCCAGAAGTACTTTTCGCAAGATTCCTTTGGAGCGTTGGAAAAGAAATTGTTCGTTACGGCGACCGACCTACAACGGGGCATGCCCAAAACCTTCAGTTCCGGGGAACTAATAAGGCCCTTACTGGCCTCGGCCGCCTTGCCGCCCGTATTCTGCCCCGTGTCCATCGATGGGGTGCTTTATGCCGATGGAGGAATAATGAACAATTTTCCTATGGAACCCATAGTAGATGAATGCGATATTGTCATCGGATGCTATACCTCTGCCCTGAAGGAAGTCGGCAAGGCCGAATTGAAGAACCCGTTGCAATTGACCAATCGGACGAAAATGTTGATGCTACATTCCAATTGCAGCGAGAAGTTGAGTGCATGCGACCTACTGTTCAGGCCCAAGGGTCTCGAATATATTGGTATGTTGGACAAAAAAGGAATCGAAAAGGCCTTTGTGATCGGTTACGAACATGCCTCTAGATATTTGCACAACATGGTTTAA
- a CDS encoding TfoX/Sxy family protein: MAYNEKLAGSIRKALADLPVEEKKMFGHLAFMVNGKMCLNAGSDSMMCRIDPVLHERELKKEGCQAVVMGGREYKGYIRVADKNLKNEKDFGYWLELALEFNRELTSRQD; this comes from the coding sequence ATGGCATACAACGAAAAATTGGCCGGCAGCATTAGAAAAGCCTTGGCGGACCTACCGGTCGAAGAGAAAAAAATGTTCGGGCATCTCGCCTTTATGGTCAACGGCAAAATGTGCCTGAACGCTGGTTCCGACAGCATGATGTGCCGTATTGACCCTGTGCTGCACGAACGGGAACTTAAAAAGGAAGGTTGCCAGGCCGTAGTTATGGGAGGTAGGGAGTACAAAGGCTACATCCGTGTAGCCGATAAAAATCTTAAAAATGAAAAGGATTTTGGGTATTGGTTGGAACTTGCGCTGGAATTCAACAGGGAATTAACATCAAGGCAGGACTAA
- a CDS encoding SRPBCC family protein — protein METKDKLITVEATVKAPVVKVWELWTTPEHIKNWNRASDEWHTTKAENDLRAGGKFVSRMEAKDGSMGFDFGGTYDEVRAKEGITYTLDDGRKVEIVFSSEGNKTNITETFEPENTNPAEMQREGWQAILDNFKKYAESKN, from the coding sequence ATGGAAACAAAAGACAAGCTGATTACCGTTGAAGCGACCGTTAAAGCCCCAGTAGTAAAAGTCTGGGAGCTGTGGACAACGCCCGAGCACATCAAAAACTGGAACAGGGCCAGCGACGAATGGCATACCACAAAAGCTGAAAACGATTTAAGGGCAGGGGGCAAGTTTGTTTCTAGAATGGAAGCAAAAGATGGCAGTATGGGTTTTGATTTCGGGGGCACTTACGATGAGGTAAGGGCCAAGGAAGGTATTACCTACACCTTGGACGACGGTAGAAAGGTCGAAATCGTTTTTTCATCCGAAGGAAATAAAACGAATATCACGGAAACCTTCGAACCTGAAAACACTAATCCTGCAGAAATGCAACGGGAAGGCTGGCAGGCAATACTGGACAATTTCAAAAAATACGCGGAATCTAAAAATTGA
- a CDS encoding VOC family protein gives MRNSNASVWFEIYVDDMDRASKFYEHVLDVKLETLPNPGDDSLQMKSFPGDMEKYGANGALVKMEGVKAGGNSSLIYFGSEDCITEENRVEKAGGKIFKPKMSIGEFGFISLFYDTEGNMIGVHSMKYSLKETYDDKA, from the coding sequence ATGAGAAATTCAAATGCATCAGTGTGGTTCGAAATCTATGTAGACGATATGGATAGGGCATCTAAATTTTATGAACACGTTTTGGACGTGAAACTGGAAACCTTGCCCAATCCCGGCGACGATTCCCTACAAATGAAAAGTTTTCCGGGAGACATGGAGAAATATGGGGCTAACGGAGCTTTAGTAAAAATGGAAGGTGTAAAAGCGGGCGGCAACAGCAGCCTAATCTATTTTGGTAGCGAAGACTGTATTACCGAAGAAAATCGGGTAGAAAAAGCCGGCGGCAAGATCTTTAAGCCAAAAATGTCCATCGGCGAATTCGGGTTTATATCCCTGTTTTATGATACCGAAGGCAATATGATCGGGGTACATTCCATGAAATATAGTTTGAAAGAAACCTACGATGACAAAGCTTGA